The DNA sequence CTCGGATAATTCTATGCCACAGGTCAACCATTTGAAGATAATAGCGAACATATGCTTGtttgcaaaattttaaatagattgAGATTCATATCAATTAATCATAATCCAAAGGTTTATTACACTACATAGTAATTATTTGACTGATTTACTGAGGCAGTTATTCTAGCTTATCTTACTATTGTCGAAAAAACCATTCTTTGGTGATTATATAAGCTTCACAAATCCTCCAAATTTGAATCTTCAAAAAGTGGAAAATTCGGCCCTTGGTTTGGTTCTGCCTCTGTTTTCTCATATTGCTGCCACCTAGTTACAACCAACTACCATGACTTTGCACTTGCAGAtatcaaatgaaaaaataaacccaTATCTTCAACTGACATCAATCTTCCTCCATCAAAACAAATAGACAGATTGAAAAACTCTCAATCTGATGAGTCTCTTCAAAATGAATAAAGCCCATTCAATCCCATTATGCagttttctcttctttctttttcttagcCATGGTGGAGTACTCTCCCAGTCATTGCAGAAGCAAGAACAGTCAGTGCTTCTGAGGCTAAAACAGCAGTGGGGAGACCTTCCTTATATGAGTCAATGGATTCCATCATCAATAAACTCTTCTTCTCACTGCTCTTGGCCTGGTATCACCTGCACCTCTAACTCTGTCACCGCTCTGCATCTTTATGATGCAAACATCACCACTCCAGTTCCTTCTTTTGTCTGTGACCTTAAAAACCTCACAGATATTAATCTTGGGCTCAACTACATTCCTGGGGAGTTTCCAAAATCTCTGTTCAACTGTTCAAAGCTTCAATATTTAGACCTCTCCGACAATTTCTTCGTGGGAACCATTCCAAGCGACATCAACCGAATGATTCAGCTCCGGAATCTTTCTCTCGCCGGTAATAGCTTCTCCGGCAACATCCCCGCAGTCATCGGACAGCTtcaagaattgagaaaactcgAACTAGGAGCCAACCAATTCAATGGCTCTTTACCGCCAGAATTAGGTGAATTGTCTAATCTTGAAATACTGACGCTATCCAATAATAAAAAACTTTCGCCGTCAACTCTCCCTTCTAACTATACCCAATTGAAGAAGTTAGTAAATTTGTTTATTACTAATGCGAATTTGATCGGAGAAATACCTGAAAGTATTGGGGATTTGACAGCATTGGAGTTTTTGGATTTATCTAATAATAGCATGAGTGGGAAAATCCCAGATGGGTTgtttaagttgaagaatttaaGTGTGGTTTATCTTCACAAGAACAGTTTTTCTGGGGAGATTCCTCAGGTGATTGAATCTCTGAAATTGACTGTAATTGATATCTCAGAGAACAAGTTAACAGGGAGGATACCAGAAGATTTTGTTAAGCTAAACGAGTTAACGGGTTTGGCTTTGTTCATGAATCAATTATCAGGAAATATTCCAGAGGGGTTAGGCAAACTACCAGGTTTAATGGATTTCAGTCTTTTCATGAACAATTTGTCAGGCGTTTTGCCTCCAGATTTGGGCAAGTATTCAAGCCTCAGAACATTCGAGGTCTCTTCCAATAAGCTTGAAGGAAAACTACCAGAACAACTTTGTTCTGGAGGTATATTAACCGATGTCGTGACTTATGACAACAATTTCATTGGCGAACTACCCAAAGGACTCGGAAATTGCAGCTCTTTGAACATAGTCAAAATTTATAACAACAAATTTTCTGGTAATGTTCCTAGTGGTCTGTGGACATCGTTGAGATTGAGTAACTTAATGATTGGCAACAATGAGTTCACTGGTGTGCTTCCTGAGATGTTGGCTGAGAATCTTTCTCGGCTGGAAATCAATGACAATAAGTTTTCAGGTAACATTCCAATCGGTTCATCTTCCTGGAAAAATTTGGTGGTTTTTAAGGCCAGTAATAACAGCTTGACAGGATCGATTCCAAATGAATTGACCAATCTTCAACTTTTGACAACTCTTTTGCTTGATCAAAACCATCTCACGGGGGATCTTCCATCACATATTCAATCATGGAGGTCCCTTAGCACTCTTGATTTTAGTCGAAACCAAATCTCTGGACAAATTCCTGAAAGCCTTTGTTTCTTGCCTACTCTTAACTATTTATACCTATCAGAAAACCAACTTTCTGGAGAAATTCCATCTCGACTCGGTCAATTGAGGCTCACTGATCTCAATCTCTCTTCCAATAATCTCATTGGAACAATCCCGCCTGAGTATGAGAACGGTGCATTTGCTGACAGCTTCTTGAACAATCCCGGTCTCTGTACAAGCTCCAAGCATTTAAAACTTAAGAATTGTAGTTTCCAATCCAGAAAACGTGACAAACTTTCAACCCCTTATCTTGTGTTGATCATAGCACTAGGTGCAGTGGTCTTCTTGTTATTTGTGTCCTTCATATTCTTCATAATGAGAGGTCATGGGAGCAAAAAAGGACTTGAATCAAAATGGAAGCTAACCTCATTCCAGAGATTATCTTTCACAGAATCAAAGATCGTGTCAGGACTGAAGAACCATAATCTTATTGGAAGTGGAGGCTCTGGTAAAGTCTACCGTGTCCCTGTGAATCGTGAAGGCAATGTTGTCGCCGTAAAAAAACTATGGAGCAACAACATGAATGTAGACCACAAGCTTGAGAAAGAATTCCTTGCGGAAGTGGAGATATTGAGCTTAATTAGACATTCCAACATAGTGAAACTCATGTGCTGCATCTCAAGTGAGAGTTCAAAACTCTTAGTCTATGAGTACATGGATAATCGGAGCTTAGACCGTTGGCTACATGGCAAAAACAATCAGCACATCACTACTTCACCCTCCGGTTTGGTCCATGATATCTTCCTAGATTGGCCCAAGAGGCTACATATAGCAATTGGAGCTGCACAAGGCCTCTGTTATATGCACCATGATTGTGTGCCACCAGTTATCCATAGAGACATTAAATCAAGCAACATCTTGCTAGACTCAGAGTTCAACCCAAAAATCGCAGACTTTGGCCTCGCCAAGTTGTTGGTCAGGCAAGGAGAGCTTGCCACAATGTCTACAGTGGCTGGTTCTTTTGGCTACATGGCTCCAGGTAAATTTAATTAACTAACCTACATTTGTTCTTCCCTATGTCATAACATCTTATATTACGTTTAATTGCAAACTTGCAGAGTATGCTCATACAGTAAGAATCAATGAAAAGATCGATGTTTATAGTTTCGGTGTGGTTCTCTTAGAGTTGGCAACAGGGAGAGAAGCGGGTGACGGCGGTGGAGACGAGCATAGCTCTCTCTCTGACTGGGCTTGGCGTCACATCCAAGAAGACAAGCCGATTGAGGATGCTTTGGACCCAAAAGTAAAGGATTCTCACTTGAAAGAAATGTGTTGGGTATTCAATGTGGGGATCATATGTACGGCAACTCTGCCTATGAGGAGGCCTTCCATGAAAGAAGTTGTACAACTCTTGCTCCAATGTAGTCGTCCTGTGATGGGTTATGGCGAAAAGTTCGCCACAACCGAATACGATGCTGCTCCGCTTTTGAAGAACTCAAAGCGTGAGAATGTTTTAGAtgtagaagatgaagaagacccTACTTTTGCTAGCAATGTATGATGTAGAGTTTTCCTGCCTTGTTAGATAAATAAAAGTTAATCACAATAGATTAAAGGTTCAAAAGCAGTTTGTTAATATAGTTGAATAATTTTGTCCTAAGTAGATAAAATTAGGAAACTAACCACTATgtatactaattttttaagGAGCAAGAACAAGCAAATTAGTGTACCTTATTGTTACAGTTGTGTTAGAGCAGTACTTCTTGTATTCTATTCCTTAAtggttatataattaaataaggtTCTTGCTCCCTAGAAATTAATTGTTCAATCTAAACTTCTGAGAAGTGTGTTTGATACTTTTTTTACTCAATTGATCTCTCTGCTTTAAAGCCCTTTATACATGCAAACAAAGATAATCTATACCTGCACATTGCTGAAAGTATATGATTTTCAATGTTCCATGCATTTAAGCATTTTTTGTTCTCTTCCTTACTTAGATCAATGGTCAATGAACTTAAATATACTAAAGGGTGTGTAACCATTTCTATTTGAAATTTTGCAAAAACACTAAGTATCATTTTGGTAGCTTATGTTTTAATAATGGTGTCATTAGTACTCTATATTataaatcatatatattatCTTGTGAGCATAGGTTAATTTTGTACACATATTGTACAAGTACTATCAATCACATGGGCACTTCTTTAGGAAGATATATTGGGATACTATTTTGCtccttgtgttttgcaaaagttactaattagactttctgttttgttaaataataaaatagacaaTGCATTTTTCAAATTGGTAAAAAAtagaccctgagcttaatttttgacaattttctttttaatataaccaacttgaagacaattcttaACATTAAAAGATATAGAaaatgtaaatagttttgtcataatacatttagatcgaattattattaaatcttattttgacaaaaaattagttcggggtcctatttgtatcattttgaaaaatacatgatccattttgttatttaaaaatacaGATGGTCCAATTGGTAGCTTTTACAAAACACggagtccaaaatagtatttacccaagATATATATTCTACAATCTTACTTACGCAAAAAGAATTTGATAGAATTTTGCCCTGTAAATTTCAATTTGTTGCAAATATTCCCTCCAATAAtattttgttcattttttaaaacaatttatTGATTTAGTACTAATATAACTTTAATTAAAGTCACTTCAAGAATCCATACAAAAActaaatacataaataacatcaaTTTTGAGAATAGAATAGTATATACATTTATGTTTAATgttagtaaaataaatttcaagtAGCTTAAAATTGTTAAATAAACTTTcgtactgaaaaaaaaaaaaatattcgcAACATTTTATATAGTTCTAGAAAATTTTTCTAGAAAAAATAGTTAAAGAAGCAAAAGTTTACAAACGTTTGGAGAAaattcttaatatttttaatgatACACCAACCTTATCATCTAATTATATGTTGTATGTAGGTTCAGGGTCATCTAAAATATATTAGAAGCACtgttctaatttttaaaattaagcccttataaaaaaatatttttaaatattatcatacgattatatattttataaaacaccaaaagctccaattattttattaaacttgTTATTGATTCCAATACCAcaaaaattaatagaaaaaaggaatatgaaatgtttgaaaaaagtaataaataacaatttttttttttttttttgcttaaaacAGTAACAGAATTGAAAATAAACTTTGAAAATTGGGATGGAAGTATCTAATAATAAGGTTAGCCCCTTAAAAAGTTGAGttcatcaaaaaaaatttaaaggcattaaaaaaaatttattggaccctttatttttttaagagccCTTACAGTAATCCAACTTGCACACCATAAAGACCGGCCCTGAATAGGTTACAATAATGAGTAAATAAGTACATATTCGAATTTGATGCTTCTTTTCATCTTACTTATTAGTTTTCGTGATACgtatatctaaatattatatataaaaattcttAATCAAATAATGATAAACAAATATGACATTTGAACTTTTTTTAGCACTTTTGGAGGTTGTATCACATCTTTCACGagtgaaaaatagaaaaatcagTGGCCAAGAACATGCATGGGAAACGAACTAACAACAACCATGGAAGGGAATAGTCAAAGGGGTCAGCATGTCCACGAGTAAGAGAATGAGAATCTCCGACTCGTGAGTTTTACTATTCTTCCTTCttccttcttttctttttttcaatatataagaataaaaattaaagaatgttCTTCACATACATAAGGTTATTTCAAGTTCCGcccattacttttttttttttttttgtgtttggtCTTCGACTACGTTCAACTAAGGGTGTTCAGGGGCGAAGCTAGAATTAAAGAGTAGGGGGGCCAATATCAAATAACGCATACAATAAAGTTTTACATTAAAAATTTCAGCGACGGAAACTTTATGTATGtccattttttttagttttcaaatatagaaaactaaaaaatttgaattaagtaatttaaatatagaatgaatgttgtttaaaatattagaaactCCGTTTAATAGTAGTAATATTTAGTCATTaatgttaattaaaaaaatgtattaattATAAACTTTGATAGGTCACATTTATAtatgggaaaaaaacaaaaaaatacaaaaaaggaaaaaaaattacaaaaatactttgggccggcccattaaacatttatacagtccacatacaaatatttacaaaaataccacatgcactaagccttcagctgtacagagcgaaccatgaagatgaaaatacgcgctcgtttcaaaaccgcaaaacaaccaaaatgaaaccaaaacgagaaaaatacaactattaattctggcaaaatcaactggaaaagaatacctgcaatgatctaaactgaaaatgacgaaaaaaaaatcagaaaaactgtgaagaaactgaaattacacatttgttttctattttattcgatcaaaataactcccactaatatcgaaatctatattcatgaaatatagatctgtaacaaacagatctggagctcccactaaatccaaaacaatgtatgatgtgaaaaatttaaaaaaaaacctcatgaagaatacatctacgttatatacagttgcattttgatttattttttgttttagttgccttatagttgcattatcgttttatgatagtttatatattatgcaataatttaatttgatggggactaagaaatagtagttatacatagtaagttttgtgcaaatagttgcatattaattttatagtgaaataatatatgcaagtagcaaaactataacaaaactacaaaacaactgtatgcaagtgcaaatagttgccttatagttgcattatcgttttatgatagtttatatattatgcaagaatttaatttgatggggactaagaaatagtagttatacatagtaagttttgtgcaaatagttgcatattaattttatagtgaaataacatatgcaagtaacaaaactataataaaactacaaaacaactgtatgcaagtgcaaatagttgccttatagttgcattatcgttttatgatagtttatatattatgcaagaatttaatttgatggggactaagaaatagtagttatacatagtaagttttgtgcaaatagttgcatatgaattttatagtgaaataacatatgcaagtagcaaaactataataaaactacaaaacaactgtatacaaactaaaatacaggaaaaactctttgaacatcaacatccatgataaatctcattgttacccattgattgATATAAAAATGGGACTGACCAGGTTAATCTAATCTATTAGCTTTGCCACCTTCACTCATAAATCTTAATCATGTTTGTCCTAATACTTTTCTAATATAAAACATGCTGCATGCAAAATATGAAGCTTGATCTGGTGATTTTCTTTAGTAGGATATGTATTCAATTtagtgactaaaaaattcttgattaaataaattttaaattttcatacttattctaatcaaaattaaattaataacaatttatatctaaattcaattttattgtgattaaattCACATTTGGTTACATGTGACTGAAAAGTTTGTTTGTACTTTTTGTGTATTACAGAGAAAAAAGtaagaaattattattattttttttggtaagagAAAAGTAagaattattatttgaatagaAACTGATATGTATGGTTCAATACACATGATGGTAGTTGTGaaaaattactcataatattaatGTGTATAGTTGTAGAGTAGTAGTACGTATATAATATCCATGCAATTAATTACTCTCATCTGACAcagtttttactttttttttttttaatattttaactcAAACTaggaattattatatatatgtatattattatgTCATGCATGGCAATTATAACAACTTGGACCGACAGTAGAGGATGATCAGAAATTTGAAGCAcacatttcaaaaatatttactaTTCGATctgaataaatataaatataaatttacctGTTTTGGACATTTTCTAatataaaaactgaaataaaattaaaaataaaaagaaaagaagaaaaaaagagagtgaaatgatggattgatttatagaaaatgaaaaaagagagggaagagagtaggatttgattgatgatggatggaatgatgagtaagtggtaaatgtgtaataaaaataagtttgtaagtATAAATGTAGTAATAGGCGTGTGAGGGTAATTATGTAATAAAGTGTGTAAAAatgatttttcatgtaaaaatttctttatatatatgtataatatttaattaactaaatTAAGGAGAGtgcattatattttatatttaaaaaatattataatttttataaatttacgtttatatttatatgtgtatatatatatatactagaagaaaggtacgtgcgaggcacgtatacttcGTTTTATGTTAGGtgttttctactttatttacaaataatataataaataattgaagaaaaaatattattagttattgtttgaaattatttttaatgtatacaataaataaataatacatttcacattaattaatgtaaataatggtattacaaattaaaagtatactgaatgcaatatattagttttAAGAAATCTTGATTATCTAATTGCAGATTGTTCTCaaattaatccaaaaataaacttaaaattaatattcaaaatattaattaaaaaatatcgtacttttaagaaatttaaaacaTTTTCACACAACATGAATTAAataattgtaattaaaaaaacaataaaaatattatatatataaatacgatATAATAAAACAACATTTTAATCTTAAGcttataattaaaatctaatcacAACAAGCTAATAAATTTTTCGTTGTTGATTGAGACCACTAACACATCTCACTCGTAGGTACCATTGCTTCTAATTGATATTGGTGCCACAAAGTGAAGAAATCAATAATCAATACTTCACAAAATATagaatttttcaagaaaataaaatgaagatACGAAGCTACTTGATCTTTAACAAACAGAATAAACACTTTCACAAAGTTGTTCTACATTTAGCAACAAAAATCATCAAATTGAATTTATACAGATATATAAAACATAAATACAACTGTTGTATTCTTTTACAATGAGTCAATGACTACAATAATGATCACAATtgtttttttattcattaaaaCCCAATAGCCATATTGGAATGTCAATGTTCCAGAACCATTCCTATAAAACACACATAGATTACCTACATAAATATTTCTCTCAAAAGACTCAAATCTTGAAACATTAAACTGAATCATTTATCATAATCCACCAATTTTTAGAGTTTCTAAACAATCAAAATATTAATCTCAATATTAAGTATTTATTGagattaaaagaaataaaagattGCAAATAATTGAAACACAAAGAGGTAAGCAtaagaattttaaaaatattgaagaatCATTATTCGACTTCAATAGATCCTTTTGTTTCTGTAAAATGTCAATTAAACTAAAACACTAATGTTCCAtgatcatacatatatatatatataaatttatatagagAGATAGAGAGGGGATTTTCTTAGTCTTTTTGTTTTCCTTCTCAACCTTTTCAACTTTCGGTTTGAACTAAAGGCACCGTTCAAGCAACTCCATAGCTATCTTAGCTTAGTACTTCTCCTCGTAAGGCTTCTTTCCTTTAGcagtgacaattttttattttgaacccACAATATTGGTAATCTCTCTCAGAGATTCAAGATACTCCTTCTAAATTTGCTTTTGAAATACCAGATAGTTTTACAAAAACGTTCAATAAAAACTTCACAATTTCTTTATAAGTTGAATATAAAgtgattaaaaaattggcaTAATACCTTCTTATCTTCAATTATTAATGCACGGAACCGCAGTTGCAAACCAAGAGCATAATTGTAGATCTTGTGATATGAAATTAAGTCGTAAAACAAGTACTGAAATATTCTATATATCTGAAGCAATTTCATAATCTCCATGCTAGACTTAAATGCTTCCTTTTctcatttaatataaatatttatgtatgATAACTGTTCTCATTAAATACTTCGTTTAGCCTTTCCtataataaacaataaatactcataatttttcattttgaaattatattgtttattgaaaaagaaaattagataACCAATGATTCAGTTTTAAGATCAATATCATCTCGAATATATAATATGTGCAACTTGTGTTATGCAActtcttttaaataaaaataaaaatatagtcAAGCTACTAATACCACTTCAAATCTTAAAATTGAGTTGAAACATACCAAGAACGAGCTACTAAAGCAGAGGACTAAGAGAGGAATTTTAGTGCATGGGAGAGAAGAATCGATTACCtcgtgttttataaaaagaaaatatcaattcaaatattaatgggatttattttattattattttattatatataaataatattttattattttattaaataaaaataaaaagtcattccatgaatttctcataaaccaagaattcagttatataggcacactttatatagaatagatactaGTATATTGTTACGTGCGATGCACGTATGCTATATGttatattaagtattatattatgagttcggaaggaaataaatgaataaaaaataaataatatttaatttagagagatttgaataataaatttaaattaaacttttatgtccagtaaaaacatattggaaacaataataaTGGGGTTATAATATATGTTGCATTTGTTCTAGTTCTTAAAATAATAGCAGCAAGAACATCTTTGACCtggaaaaacaaatattacaaaattaagaataagCAAAGCGTGTGTAAATTAGACAAAGAAGGAACCTTCAATTCTCAAAGTCTCGATTATAAAGTAACAAAGAAGTATTAAAATTTCATCTActcattataaaatattaaaggtGTAAATTTTACCAAAAGCAATGAGAATTAACAACTTGATGATTGCATTCTGTTTCAGTAGGTGAAATTGAGAGAGAGGCTTTTGTTGTGTTTGCCTGTATGGGTGATGAATGGGTTAATcgtaaagattgtttaattttttgggtttaattattgggtttattttttgaaatttaaatgaagcagtgtaaaaaaatttcgaaaattgtagtttgttagagagata is a window from the Cannabis sativa cultivar Pink pepper isolate KNU-18-1 chromosome 1, ASM2916894v1, whole genome shotgun sequence genome containing:
- the LOC115705649 gene encoding receptor-like protein kinase 5, with translation MSLFKMNKAHSIPLCSFLFFLFLSHGGVLSQSLQKQEQSVLLRLKQQWGDLPYMSQWIPSSINSSSHCSWPGITCTSNSVTALHLYDANITTPVPSFVCDLKNLTDINLGLNYIPGEFPKSLFNCSKLQYLDLSDNFFVGTIPSDINRMIQLRNLSLAGNSFSGNIPAVIGQLQELRKLELGANQFNGSLPPELGELSNLEILTLSNNKKLSPSTLPSNYTQLKKLVNLFITNANLIGEIPESIGDLTALEFLDLSNNSMSGKIPDGLFKLKNLSVVYLHKNSFSGEIPQVIESLKLTVIDISENKLTGRIPEDFVKLNELTGLALFMNQLSGNIPEGLGKLPGLMDFSLFMNNLSGVLPPDLGKYSSLRTFEVSSNKLEGKLPEQLCSGGILTDVVTYDNNFIGELPKGLGNCSSLNIVKIYNNKFSGNVPSGLWTSLRLSNLMIGNNEFTGVLPEMLAENLSRLEINDNKFSGNIPIGSSSWKNLVVFKASNNSLTGSIPNELTNLQLLTTLLLDQNHLTGDLPSHIQSWRSLSTLDFSRNQISGQIPESLCFLPTLNYLYLSENQLSGEIPSRLGQLRLTDLNLSSNNLIGTIPPEYENGAFADSFLNNPGLCTSSKHLKLKNCSFQSRKRDKLSTPYLVLIIALGAVVFLLFVSFIFFIMRGHGSKKGLESKWKLTSFQRLSFTESKIVSGLKNHNLIGSGGSGKVYRVPVNREGNVVAVKKLWSNNMNVDHKLEKEFLAEVEILSLIRHSNIVKLMCCISSESSKLLVYEYMDNRSLDRWLHGKNNQHITTSPSGLVHDIFLDWPKRLHIAIGAAQGLCYMHHDCVPPVIHRDIKSSNILLDSEFNPKIADFGLAKLLVRQGELATMSTVAGSFGYMAPEYAHTVRINEKIDVYSFGVVLLELATGREAGDGGGDEHSSLSDWAWRHIQEDKPIEDALDPKVKDSHLKEMCWVFNVGIICTATLPMRRPSMKEVVQLLLQCSRPVMGYGEKFATTEYDAAPLLKNSKRENVLDVEDEEDPTFASNV